In Ptychodera flava strain L36383 chromosome 21, AS_Pfla_20210202, whole genome shotgun sequence, a genomic segment contains:
- the LOC139121207 gene encoding FMRFamide-activated amiloride-sensitive sodium channel-like — translation MMYQTSKLPCDCPVKCITFSYTKEISSTLWPSLNSADYVHELMKSRSSKLKMLIDEQERTGQDLFGKNVLKLQVYFRDLTHEDIIQSQAYSEIDLVSDIGGNLGLWIGLSVLTIMEFVELIVDMFSILSFTRVSRGKRPQQDVEWGTDEDHNDDGVMYRSGEQELTSGDGDVYYSQRAHYNSDYGRQRGGPGVYYMQREIYLPNSVM, via the exons ATGATGTACCAAACCAGTAAACTGCCCTGTGATTGTCCTGTAAAGTGTAT AACGTTTTCGTACACAAAGGAGATATCGTCAACGTTGTGGCCATCGTTAAATTCTGCG GACTATGTCCATGAGTTGATGAAGAGTCGTAGTTCGAAGCTAAAGATGTTAATAGACGAACAAGAAAGGACTGGGCAGGATTTGTTCGG GAAGAATGTTCTGAAACTACAGGTGTATTTTCGCGACCTGACACATGAAGACATTATCCAGTCACAAGCTTACTCA GAAATTGATTTAGTTAGCGACATTGGTGGAAACCTCGGGCTGTGGATCGGTCTGTCCGTCCTCACGATAATGGAATTTGTGGAACTCATTGTTGACATGTTTTCCATCTTGAGCTTTACACGAGTTTCACGAGGAAAACGCCCTCAGCAGGACGTCGAATGGGGAACAGATGAGGACCATAACGATGATGGCGTGATGTATCGAAGTGGAGAACAAGAGCTCACCAGTGGTGACGGAGACGTTTACTACTCACAGAGGGCGCACTATAACAGTGACTACGGACGTCAAAGAGGAGGTCCTGGAGTCTATTACATGCAAAGAGAAATATATCTCCCTAATAGCGTAATGTAA
- the LOC139121205 gene encoding acid-sensing ion channel 2-like, whose product MESAQKNDGVARDEMTRKYKVLLGDVMTNSTVHGLPNIRRAKSVPKRIFWSVSFLTAVGLFIGFSSVLVSKYLEYDVDVGVQVNVERDLTFPAVTICNLNPLRKLLLDEGETKHLQRLIEQALSFSNDNVYNTTESANNDTGINSTDQGQGHYNHWDHIDENFYRSPSSLWLLNNQIQEYLADFEGLRRREIGHQIDDMLITCQWSNEQCSPRNFTHFLNSMYGNCYTFNGGNNTSFLSTNFAGSTYGLTLELFVEQDEYLDGLIHSAGIRVTIHSQDDTPFPEDSGFNVEPGKLTSVGITMGKTERLPDPFTDCVPANTSKYQTAFRSSYSVQACMKSCLLTYIADTCNCTDPRYPRPDGYDDFRHCQYQIFEHRMCKSTADLMYQADRLTCDCPPKCVTDTHAREVSSTLWPSMNSVDYVYDVMKGRSSKLRMLLEEQERTGLDLFGKNVLKLEVYLRDLARQEITQSQSYTEIDLVSDIGGNLGLWIGLSVLTIMEFLELIFDMFATLRFVRHSRGNHPPHVEREVTYRHDDRLLYPNGHHDLIYTDGDIFYTQSDYDRHGERTNGGVYYMQRNIYLPK is encoded by the exons TTGCAAGAGACGAAATGACAAGGAAGTACAAAGTTTTGCTTGGTGATGTCATGACCAACTCTACTGTCCATGGTTTGCCAAATATCCGAAGGGCGAAAAGTGTTCCTAAGCGAATATTTTGGTCAGTTTCCTTTCTTACAGCTGTCGGACTGTTTATCGGATTCAGTTCTGTTTTAGTTAGCAAGTATTTGGAATACGATGTTGATGTTGGAGTACAAGTCAACGTCGAACGGGACTTGACATTTCCCGCCGTTACGATCTGCAATTTGAACCCTCTGCGAAAGttgttattggacgaaggggaAACGAAACATCTACAAAGGTTGATTGAACAAGCTTTGAGCTTCAGTAACGACAATGTATATAACACCACTGAATCTGCTAACAACGATACCGGGATAAATTCGACTGATCAG GGACAAGGCCACTATAACCATTGGGATCACATCGACGAAAACTTTTACAGAAGTCCCTCTTCGCTGTGGTTATTGAACAATCAAATTCAGGAGTACCTTGCAGATTTTGAAGGACTTCGCAGGAGAGAAATTGGACATCAAATAGATGATATGCTGATAACTTGTCAGTGGAGCAACGAACAGTGCTCTCCAAG AAACTTCACACACTTTCTGAATTCCATGTATGGCAATTGTTATACTTTCAATGGAGGAAATAATACGAGctttttgtcaacaaacttCGCCGGCTCAACCTATG GTCTGACATTGGAGTTGTTTGTCGAACAAGACGAATACCTTGATGGTCTGATTCACTCAGCCGGAATTCGAGTCACTATCCACTCACAAGACGATACACCTTTCCCGGAAGACAGTGGTTTTAATGTTGAACCAGGGAAATTAACATCCGTTGGCATTACTATG GGGAAAACTGAGCGATTACCTGACCCATTCACTGACTGTGTCCCCGCAAATACATCTAAATATCAGACTGCTTTTAGAAGTTCATACTCCGTACAG GCGTGTATGAAGAGTTGTCTGCTAACCTACATCGCCGATACGTGTAACTGTACCGACCCTCGATATCCTCGGCCAGATGGTTATGATGATTTTAGACACTgtcaatatcaaatttttgaacACC GAATGTGCAAGTCAACGGCAGATTTGATGTACCAAGCAGATAGACTGACATGTGATTGCCCTCCGAAATGTGT AACCGATACACATGCAAGGGAAGTCTCGTCAACATTATGGCCTTCAATGAATTCTGTG GACTATGTCTATGATGTAATGAAAGGTCGAAGTTCAAAGTTGCGGATGCTATTAGAAGAGCAAGAACGAACTGGGCTAGATCTGTTCGG GAAGAATGTTTTGAAATTGGAGGTGTATCTGCGCGACCTAGCCCGTCAAGAAATCACCCAATCACAGTCATACACG GAAATTGATTTAGTTAGCGACATTGGTGGAAACCTTGGGCTGTGGATCGGTCTGTCTGTCCTGACAATAATGGAATTTCTGGAGCTCATTTTCGACATGTTCGCAACCTTGAGGTTTGTACGGCATTCAAGAGGTAATCACCCACCACATGTTGAACGGGAGGTGACTTACAGGCACGATGACAGACTACTTTACCCTAATGGACATCATGATCTCATCTATACCGATGGTGATATCTTTTACACACAGTCAGACTATGACAGACATGGCGAACGTACTAATGGTGGAGTGTACTACATGCAGAGAAATATATATCTACCTAAATAG
- the LOC139121206 gene encoding amiloride-sensitive sodium channel subunit gamma-like, with protein MEQSQDRCCLGQEAKNKYKVLLGNVMTNSTVHGLPNIRRAQSVPKRIFWSISFLTAVGLFIGFSSTLIKHYFEYEVDVSVSVTFERDLAFPAVTICNLNPLRKSLLTEMQWTQLQGIVDYSRRNNRGEVASANGTFKNETGGNSSHQQSTDYNQWDNMDETFHTDSSPEWWMNKQIEEYLAQQDVSQRVHIGHQIDDMLITCRWSNRQCSPKNFTHHLDIMYGNCYTFNGGGKNAHISTNFAGPTHGLTLELFVEQDEYLDNLTHSAGIRVAIHPPGQTPFPEDTGFDVEPGTLTSVGIRLVMQTLSHYSQHETDFPRSQMFHNVSIKAFVS; from the exons ATGGAGCAAAGTCAAGATAGGTGCTGTCTTGGACAAGAAGCAAAAAACAAGTACAAAGTTTTGCTCGGTAATGTTATGACCAACTCGACTGTCCATGGTTTGCCGAATATTCGCCGAGCTCAAAGTGTGCCAAAGCGAATATTTTGGTCGATATCCTTTCTCACTGCCGTTGGGTTATTTATTGGTTTCAGCTCTACTTTAATCAAACATTATTTTGAATATGAGGTAGATGTTAGCGTAAGCGTTACCTTTGAACGGGACTTGGCTTTTCCTGCTGTCACAATCTGCAACTTGAACCCTCTGCGGAAGTCGCTTCTGACGGAAATGCAATGGACACAACTTCAAGGGATAGTTGACTACAGTAGGAGAAATAATCGCGGGGAAGTTGCGTCAGCAAATGGAACATTCAAGAATGAGACAGGAGGGAATTCGAGTCATCAG CAATCGACCGACTATAACCAATGGGATAACATGGACGAAACATTTCACACCGACTCCTCACCGGAATGGTGGATGAATAAACAAATTGAGGAGTATCTTGCACAACAGGACGTATCACAAAGGGTGCATATTGGGCATCAAATAGATGACATGCTGATCACCTGTCGTTGGAGCAACCGACAGTGCTCTCCAAA aaattttactCACCACTTGGACATCATGTACGGAAATTGTTACACTTTTAATGGTGGAGGGAAGAATGCACATATTTCGACTAACTTCGCCGGCCCAACCCACG GCCTGACGTTGGAGTTATTTGTCGAACAAGACGAATACCTGGACAATTTGACTCACTCAGCTGGAATTCGAGTCGCTATCCATCCACCAGGCCAGACACCTTTCCCAGAAGACACTGGCTTTGATGTTGAACCGGGAACACTGACGTCAGTTGGTATACGTTTGGTAATGCAAACTTTGTCACATTACAGTCAACATGAAACAGACTTTCCGCGATCACAGATGTTCCATAATGTCTCGATAAAAGCTTTTGTTTCTTGA